The Butyricicoccus intestinisimiae genome contains a region encoding:
- a CDS encoding TIM barrel protein: protein MALRKCACIDTLYTELGWLDRFQAAKDDGFEAVEFWDWRIRDLDATREAAQKAGIAISGFNGDADYSLVDPTHKEPYLAYLKQSIDAAKKVGATSVTIHSNALGDGGIVVNHYDNLSHTVKLCSMYDTLLACAKLAEEEEINLNLEALNITTDHVGNFLATTQMGAEICRLIGSPRLKLLYDVYHMQINEGCICDTISNYADQFGHIHVADAPGRHEPGTGEINYTKVIRYLEACGYTGRVGYELFPETDTKTAVAAIMQHC, encoded by the coding sequence ATGGCACTGAGAAAATGCGCGTGCATTGATACCCTGTACACCGAGCTGGGTTGGCTCGATCGTTTTCAGGCAGCAAAGGATGACGGCTTTGAAGCTGTAGAGTTCTGGGATTGGCGCATTCGTGATCTGGATGCAACGAGAGAAGCAGCACAGAAGGCTGGCATCGCAATTTCCGGTTTTAACGGAGATGCCGATTATTCTCTGGTTGATCCGACACACAAGGAGCCGTATCTCGCATATCTCAAGCAGTCCATTGACGCAGCGAAAAAAGTCGGCGCAACCAGCGTAACGATTCATTCCAACGCGCTGGGCGATGGCGGCATCGTTGTCAACCACTATGACAACCTGTCTCATACCGTCAAGCTGTGCTCGATGTATGATACCCTTCTGGCTTGCGCAAAGCTGGCAGAGGAAGAGGAAATCAATCTGAACCTTGAGGCATTGAACATCACGACCGATCATGTCGGCAACTTCCTTGCAACGACGCAGATGGGCGCAGAAATCTGCCGCCTGATTGGTTCTCCGCGACTCAAGCTGTTGTACGACGTATACCACATGCAGATCAATGAGGGATGCATCTGCGATACGATCTCGAACTATGCAGATCAGTTCGGTCATATTCATGTGGCAGACGCACCGGGCAGACATGAGCCGGGCACGGGTGAAATCAATTACACCAAGGTCATTCGCTATCTGGAGGCGTGCGGTTACACGGGCAGAGTGGGATATGAGCTGTTCCCGGAGACCGACACCAAGACCGCGGTAGCTGCCATCATGCAGCATTGCTAA